Genomic window (Candidatus Fokinia cryptica):
AAAAACTCCCGTGTTAAAAGTGATCGTATAAGAGCCATAATTATCACCGTAATAACTATCTATAATCTTTAGATATATTCTTCCAGATGGGATGCTTTCAGTAATGCATGACCATGAATTAGGAAGCATTTTACATTTTGTTGCATTCTTGATTGTAAACTGTGCGTTTTTATCTGAAGATGTAGTGACATAATCTCCAATATGCCACGTTGGAATAAAATATTCTCCATTAGTTGGAAGTGCTGAAGATAAAATATTTTGATTTGGGTTAAGTGCATTCGATGTGATCTGAGTTACGTTATTATCTGAGTTGATTATCTGTTGAGGGGAATAGTTTGCTGAGAGCGCATTATCTGTCTCATTTGTTATGAGCATATATAGTCCTACACCATTTGATAAGATACATGGATAAGTTGTGCGTGTAATGTGTACGTTTTGACCGTTATATTTAATATTTTGTGTATCTTTAGTTAAGCACATAGATTGTACTTCATTGCTACCAATACCTGCACTGCCAGAGTTACAATCTGCTAAATTGCATGCAATTGATGCACTTCCTAATGGACCCCATGAGCCACGTATGCTACCAGTGATAGTAAAGGTGCCAGCTTTTGTCCCGCCTATTGATATTAGGCTAGTATCAACCCACGATGCAACCTGTTGTATTTGTGGGGTTGTTGAGAGTAATTCTTTAGGATTAGAATGTATTGTTACAGTATTGCTCGCATTTACATCATTTTGATAATAGCACTGATCTTGGTGACGAGCGCTAGTAATGCTCGGGCAAGCTAATAATATAATTAGTATTATGCAGGTGATGCACTTAACGCTTCTGAAGTTTAGCAAATGAGCGTAGCATCGTAAGATATAATATAATCATATACATACGTTCTATCAATCTCAAGATTGCATTAATTTCTCATAGATTTTTCTATGATTTTTTTATTCTTCTTATGAATTTATGCTAGGGGCTTTTACTAACTTGCTCGAATGTAATACGATGTACGGAAAATGTTATTATAATTTATGACGAATAGTACTACTGCACCATATATGAGCGTGAAAATTGGTATATGTGGAGCACCGAATGCTGGAAAATCGACGCTTTTGAATGCTGTTTTAGGACAAAAATTAGCTATAGCTACACATAAACCACAAACTACAAGAGATAATGTAGTAGGAATGATGAAGTATGGTAGTACTACGATGTTATTTGCTGATATGCCAGGTATTTTTGAGGTATCTAAATATCAGTTGCGTGAGTATTTACTCGTGCAGGCAATTCAAGCTCTTTCTTGGTGTAATGTTGTGATGATTATGATTTCAGCAGAGTGTTTGTACAATAAAACGACAAAAGATGAAGTTTACTCTGTTATTGAAAAAGAGTTAATTAGTATCATTTCCTTGATAGAGAAATTGCCTAGTATTGTGACTATAAAGAAGAAAATTATTGATTGTTCGAAGAAACAAAAATTACTACTACTGTCTAAATATGACCTGATACCGTATGAAATGCGTGATACGGTAGCAAAGTGTCTCCAAGAATTGTCAGAAAAATATAATATAAAGTGTATAATGACTTCCGTTACATCAGGTCGTTATAATGATATTTTAGACATTTGTGCATCTTATAGTATGCCAACTTATCGTTGTTTTGATGATTTAGTATATACGAATGTATCTGAGAAAATTTTAGCTGAGGAAATTACAAGAGAGCAGATATATTTTTCTGTCCACCAAGAAGTTCCTTATTCATGTATGGTAGAAACTGTAGCGTGGAGAGAACTTGAAAATTATAAAGTGCAAGTATTACAAAATATCATTACAGCTAAAGAATCTCATAAAATGATTCTCATAGGAAGAGATGGAAAAATGATAAAATCTTTGAGAGAGAGAGTTACGAAACAGATAGAAGGAATTTTAGATAAGAGAGTAGAATTGCAGCTACATGTAAAAGTGAGAAGCGATTGGATGAAAAATATCAGACCGAAAGATAATCTAAAAGATTTTTGAAAAAATTACATCTACCTCTATTATTTGGTTTTTTCGCTTATAGTGCTATTCTCAGTAAGATACTGAGCACCGACAGTGATTATATTTAATGCACTTTGATGTAATATTCCTATATAATCATCTTTTTCAAAAATTGCTTTTACTATAAGTGATTTTACCTTATTATCTTCCACGGATTTTAAGATAAAGTTACCCGAGCTATCTATAGAAAGAGCTGATTTTGGTACCAAAATGCAGTTGTCAAAAACTAGGCTAAATGTCACCGTTGCATCGATATTATTCATCAAGCTATTTTTATTGTCATTGATGGTGATTTCGGTAAG
Coding sequences:
- the era gene encoding GTPase Era, whose protein sequence is MTNSTTAPYMSVKIGICGAPNAGKSTLLNAVLGQKLAIATHKPQTTRDNVVGMMKYGSTTMLFADMPGIFEVSKYQLREYLLVQAIQALSWCNVVMIMISAECLYNKTTKDEVYSVIEKELISIISLIEKLPSIVTIKKKIIDCSKKQKLLLLSKYDLIPYEMRDTVAKCLQELSEKYNIKCIMTSVTSGRYNDILDICASYSMPTYRCFDDLVYTNVSEKILAEEITREQIYFSVHQEVPYSCMVETVAWRELENYKVQVLQNIITAKESHKMILIGRDGKMIKSLRERVTKQIEGILDKRVELQLHVKVRSDWMKNIRPKDNLKDF